The Engystomops pustulosus chromosome 4, aEngPut4.maternal, whole genome shotgun sequence genome contains a region encoding:
- the COPS2 gene encoding COP9 signalosome complex subunit 2 isoform X2 gives MSGRGGEGRPLLGVSDVPEYSEDSNSEPNVDLENQYYNSKALKEDDPKAALSSFQKVLELEGEKGEWGFKALKQMIKINFKLGNYPEMMNRYKQLLTYIRSAVTRNYSEKSINSILDYISTSKQEFYETTLEALKDAKNDRLWFKTNTKLGKLYLEREEYGKLQKILRQLHQSCQTDDGEDDLKKGTQLLEIYALEIQMYTAQKNNKKLKALYEQSLHIKSAIPHPLIMGVIRECGGKMHLREGEFEKAHTDFFEAFKNYDESGSPRRTTCLKYLVLANMLMKSGINPFDSQEAKPYKNDPEILAMTNLVSAYQNNDITEFEKILKTNHSNIMDDPFIREHIEELLRNIRTQVLIKLIKPYTRIHIPFISKELNIDVADVESLLVQCILDNTIHGRIDQVNQLLELDHQKRGGARYTALDKWTNQLNSLNQAVVSKLA, from the exons ATGTCTGGACGTGGCGGGGAGGGAAGGCCGTTGCTCGGTGTCTCTGATGTGCCT GAATACTCGGAAGACAGCAACTCTGAACCCAATGTTGATTTGGAGAATCAGTACTATAATTCTAAAGCTTTGAAGGAAGATGATCCGAAAGCAGCACTCAGCAGTTTTCAGAAA GTTTTGGAACTGGAAGGTGAAAAGGGAGAATGGGGATTCAAAGCATTGAAACAGATGATCAAAATAAACTTTAAACTG GGTAACTATCCTGAAATGATGAATAGATACAAACAACTCCTAACCTATATACGCAGCGCTGTCACCAGAAACTACTCTGAGAAATCCATCAACTCCATCCTTGACTACATCTCCACATCGAAACAG GAGTTTTACGAAACAACACTTGAAGCCCTGAAAGATGCAAAGAATGATCGGTTATGGTTTAAAACGAACACAAAG CTTGGTAAACTATACCTGGAACGTGAGGAATATGGAAAACTACAAAAAATTCTTCGACAGCTGCACCAGTCATGTCag ACCGACGATGGAGAAGATGATCTGAAGAAGGGAACACAGCTACTGGAAATCTATGCTTTGGAAATTCAGATGTACACCGCACAGAAAAACAACAAGAAACTTAAAGCACTATATGAACAGTCATTGCACATCAAGTCTGCCATCCCTCACCCTCTTATAATGGGAGTGATCAGAG AATGTGGAGGAAAGATGCACTTAAGAGAAGGAGAGTTTGAAAAGGCCCACACAGATTTCTTTGaagcttttaaaaattatgatgaATCTGGGAGCCCGAGGAGAACAACATGTTTGAAATACCTAGTCCTGGCAAACATGCTCATGAAGTCTGGTATAAACCCATTTGACTCTCAGGAG GCTAAACCTTACAAAAATGACCCTGAAATTCTAGCAATGACAAATTTAGTAAG TGCCTATCAAAATAATGACATCACTGAGTTTGAGAAAATTCTGAAAACAAATCACAGCAACATCATGGATGACCCCTTTATAAGGGAGCACATTGAAG agcTTTTACGAAACATCAGAACACAAGTGCTTATAAAATTAATTAAACCTTATACGAGAATACATATTCCTTTTATTTCTAAG GAGCTTAACATAGATGTAGCAGACGTTGAGAGTTTGCTGGTGCAGTGCATACTGGATAA CACTATTCACGGGCGGATTGATCAAGTTAACCAACTCTTGGAATTAGACCATCAAAAGCGAGGCGGAGCGCGATACACGGCTCTAGATAAATGGACCAATCAATTGAATTCTCTCAACCAGGCTGTAGTCAGCAAGCTTGCTTAA
- the COPS2 gene encoding COP9 signalosome complex subunit 2 isoform X3: MSDMEDDFMCDDEEDYDLEYSEDSNSEPNVDLENQYYNSKALKEDDPKAALSSFQKVLELEGEKGEWGFKALKQMIKINFKLGNYPEMMNRYKQLLTYIRSAVTRNYSEKSINSILDYISTSKQMDLLQEFYETTLEALKDAKNDRLWFKTNTKLGKLYLEREEYGKLQKILRQLHQSCQTDDGEDDLKKGTQLLEIYALEIQMYTAQKNNKKLKALYEQSLHIKSAIPHPLIMGVIRECGGKMHLREGEFEKAHTDFFEAFKNYDESGSPRRTTCLKYLVLANMLMKSGINPFDSQEAKPYKNDPEILAMTNLVSAYQNNDITEFEKILKTNHSNIMDDPFIREHIEELLRNIRTQVLIKLIKPYTRIHIPFISKELNIDVADVESLLVQCILDNTIHGRIDQVNQLLELDHQKRGGARYTALDKWTNQLNSLNQAVVSKLA, encoded by the exons ATGTCTGACATGGAGGATGACTTCATgtgcgatgatgaggaggattatGATCTG GAATACTCGGAAGACAGCAACTCTGAACCCAATGTTGATTTGGAGAATCAGTACTATAATTCTAAAGCTTTGAAGGAAGATGATCCGAAAGCAGCACTCAGCAGTTTTCAGAAA GTTTTGGAACTGGAAGGTGAAAAGGGAGAATGGGGATTCAAAGCATTGAAACAGATGATCAAAATAAACTTTAAACTG GGTAACTATCCTGAAATGATGAATAGATACAAACAACTCCTAACCTATATACGCAGCGCTGTCACCAGAAACTACTCTGAGAAATCCATCAACTCCATCCTTGACTACATCTCCACATCGAAACAG ATGGACCTTTTGCAGGAGTTTTACGAAACAACACTTGAAGCCCTGAAAGATGCAAAGAATGATCGGTTATGGTTTAAAACGAACACAAAG CTTGGTAAACTATACCTGGAACGTGAGGAATATGGAAAACTACAAAAAATTCTTCGACAGCTGCACCAGTCATGTCag ACCGACGATGGAGAAGATGATCTGAAGAAGGGAACACAGCTACTGGAAATCTATGCTTTGGAAATTCAGATGTACACCGCACAGAAAAACAACAAGAAACTTAAAGCACTATATGAACAGTCATTGCACATCAAGTCTGCCATCCCTCACCCTCTTATAATGGGAGTGATCAGAG AATGTGGAGGAAAGATGCACTTAAGAGAAGGAGAGTTTGAAAAGGCCCACACAGATTTCTTTGaagcttttaaaaattatgatgaATCTGGGAGCCCGAGGAGAACAACATGTTTGAAATACCTAGTCCTGGCAAACATGCTCATGAAGTCTGGTATAAACCCATTTGACTCTCAGGAG GCTAAACCTTACAAAAATGACCCTGAAATTCTAGCAATGACAAATTTAGTAAG TGCCTATCAAAATAATGACATCACTGAGTTTGAGAAAATTCTGAAAACAAATCACAGCAACATCATGGATGACCCCTTTATAAGGGAGCACATTGAAG agcTTTTACGAAACATCAGAACACAAGTGCTTATAAAATTAATTAAACCTTATACGAGAATACATATTCCTTTTATTTCTAAG GAGCTTAACATAGATGTAGCAGACGTTGAGAGTTTGCTGGTGCAGTGCATACTGGATAA CACTATTCACGGGCGGATTGATCAAGTTAACCAACTCTTGGAATTAGACCATCAAAAGCGAGGCGGAGCGCGATACACGGCTCTAGATAAATGGACCAATCAATTGAATTCTCTCAACCAGGCTGTAGTCAGCAAGCTTGCTTAA
- the COPS2 gene encoding COP9 signalosome complex subunit 2 isoform X1, with the protein MSGRGGEGRPLLGVSDVPEYSEDSNSEPNVDLENQYYNSKALKEDDPKAALSSFQKVLELEGEKGEWGFKALKQMIKINFKLGNYPEMMNRYKQLLTYIRSAVTRNYSEKSINSILDYISTSKQMDLLQEFYETTLEALKDAKNDRLWFKTNTKLGKLYLEREEYGKLQKILRQLHQSCQTDDGEDDLKKGTQLLEIYALEIQMYTAQKNNKKLKALYEQSLHIKSAIPHPLIMGVIRECGGKMHLREGEFEKAHTDFFEAFKNYDESGSPRRTTCLKYLVLANMLMKSGINPFDSQEAKPYKNDPEILAMTNLVSAYQNNDITEFEKILKTNHSNIMDDPFIREHIEELLRNIRTQVLIKLIKPYTRIHIPFISKELNIDVADVESLLVQCILDNTIHGRIDQVNQLLELDHQKRGGARYTALDKWTNQLNSLNQAVVSKLA; encoded by the exons ATGTCTGGACGTGGCGGGGAGGGAAGGCCGTTGCTCGGTGTCTCTGATGTGCCT GAATACTCGGAAGACAGCAACTCTGAACCCAATGTTGATTTGGAGAATCAGTACTATAATTCTAAAGCTTTGAAGGAAGATGATCCGAAAGCAGCACTCAGCAGTTTTCAGAAA GTTTTGGAACTGGAAGGTGAAAAGGGAGAATGGGGATTCAAAGCATTGAAACAGATGATCAAAATAAACTTTAAACTG GGTAACTATCCTGAAATGATGAATAGATACAAACAACTCCTAACCTATATACGCAGCGCTGTCACCAGAAACTACTCTGAGAAATCCATCAACTCCATCCTTGACTACATCTCCACATCGAAACAG ATGGACCTTTTGCAGGAGTTTTACGAAACAACACTTGAAGCCCTGAAAGATGCAAAGAATGATCGGTTATGGTTTAAAACGAACACAAAG CTTGGTAAACTATACCTGGAACGTGAGGAATATGGAAAACTACAAAAAATTCTTCGACAGCTGCACCAGTCATGTCag ACCGACGATGGAGAAGATGATCTGAAGAAGGGAACACAGCTACTGGAAATCTATGCTTTGGAAATTCAGATGTACACCGCACAGAAAAACAACAAGAAACTTAAAGCACTATATGAACAGTCATTGCACATCAAGTCTGCCATCCCTCACCCTCTTATAATGGGAGTGATCAGAG AATGTGGAGGAAAGATGCACTTAAGAGAAGGAGAGTTTGAAAAGGCCCACACAGATTTCTTTGaagcttttaaaaattatgatgaATCTGGGAGCCCGAGGAGAACAACATGTTTGAAATACCTAGTCCTGGCAAACATGCTCATGAAGTCTGGTATAAACCCATTTGACTCTCAGGAG GCTAAACCTTACAAAAATGACCCTGAAATTCTAGCAATGACAAATTTAGTAAG TGCCTATCAAAATAATGACATCACTGAGTTTGAGAAAATTCTGAAAACAAATCACAGCAACATCATGGATGACCCCTTTATAAGGGAGCACATTGAAG agcTTTTACGAAACATCAGAACACAAGTGCTTATAAAATTAATTAAACCTTATACGAGAATACATATTCCTTTTATTTCTAAG GAGCTTAACATAGATGTAGCAGACGTTGAGAGTTTGCTGGTGCAGTGCATACTGGATAA CACTATTCACGGGCGGATTGATCAAGTTAACCAACTCTTGGAATTAGACCATCAAAAGCGAGGCGGAGCGCGATACACGGCTCTAGATAAATGGACCAATCAATTGAATTCTCTCAACCAGGCTGTAGTCAGCAAGCTTGCTTAA